A region from the Muribaculum gordoncarteri genome encodes:
- a CDS encoding cofactor-independent phosphoglycerate mutase has translation MKYIVVLGDGMADEPIPELGGKTPLEAADTPVMDMLARKGRVGQLITVPEGFHPGSEIANLSVLGYNVPEVFEGRGVLEAANMGVDIKPGDMAMRCNLICISDGRIKNHSGGHISTEEAREIIATLQHELGDDTVQFYPGVSYRHLLILKGGDKRVSCTPPHDVPGTAFTDVMVKADVPEAEATARKLNELIMRSQKILESHPVNLRRKAEGKDCANSIWPWSPGYRPSMRPMTEEFGIKSGVVISAVDLIFGIGVYAGLKPVYVEGATGLYDTNYEGKAQAAIDALRNGADFVFLHVEASDEAGHEGDYELKKRTIEYLDNRILRPLMDAVSEMDEPVAVAVLPDHPTPCRLRTHTSAPVPFLIYRPGDTPDDVTVFSEKSAADGGYGLLTGSQFIKSLIK, from the coding sequence ATGAAATATATAGTAGTTCTTGGTGACGGCATGGCCGATGAGCCTATCCCCGAATTGGGCGGCAAGACTCCGCTTGAGGCCGCTGATACTCCGGTTATGGATATGCTTGCACGCAAAGGTCGTGTCGGACAACTTATAACCGTGCCTGAAGGATTTCATCCCGGAAGTGAGATAGCCAATCTTTCGGTACTTGGCTACAATGTGCCGGAGGTGTTTGAGGGCCGAGGTGTCCTTGAGGCCGCCAACATGGGCGTTGACATAAAGCCTGGTGACATGGCTATGCGGTGCAATCTTATTTGTATATCCGACGGGCGCATAAAAAATCATTCGGGTGGACATATTTCCACCGAAGAAGCCCGCGAAATAATTGCCACGCTCCAGCATGAACTTGGCGATGACACTGTGCAGTTTTATCCCGGAGTGTCCTATCGTCATCTGTTGATTTTAAAAGGCGGCGACAAGAGAGTGTCATGTACGCCTCCTCATGATGTGCCGGGTACGGCGTTTACCGATGTCATGGTGAAAGCCGATGTGCCCGAAGCCGAGGCCACCGCACGCAAGTTAAATGAACTTATAATGCGTTCACAGAAGATACTTGAGTCACATCCTGTAAATCTACGACGCAAGGCCGAGGGCAAGGATTGTGCCAACAGCATCTGGCCTTGGTCGCCGGGTTATCGTCCGTCGATGCGTCCCATGACCGAGGAGTTCGGCATTAAGTCGGGCGTGGTGATTTCGGCCGTTGACCTGATTTTCGGTATCGGAGTCTATGCCGGTCTGAAACCTGTATATGTGGAGGGTGCCACCGGGCTTTATGACACCAATTACGAGGGAAAGGCTCAGGCGGCAATAGATGCGTTGCGTAACGGCGCTGACTTTGTATTCCTCCATGTGGAGGCAAGTGACGAAGCCGGACATGAAGGCGACTATGAGTTGAAGAAGCGTACCATAGAGTATCTCGACAACCGCATTCTGCGTCCTTTAATGGATGCTGTTTCTGAAATGGATGAACCTGTTGCCGTGGCAGTGTTGCCCGATCATCCCACTCCCTGCAGGCTGCGCACCCACACATCGGCTCCTGTGCCGTTCCTTATATACCGACCCGGTGACACTCCCGACGATGTGACGGTATTTTCCGAAAAGTCGGCAGCGGATGGCGGTTACGGATTGTTGACAGGTAGCCAGTTCATTAAATCACTGATAAAATAA